A genomic stretch from Chiloscyllium plagiosum isolate BGI_BamShark_2017 chromosome 45, ASM401019v2, whole genome shotgun sequence includes:
- the LOC122543879 gene encoding RNA-binding protein 4B-like codes for MVKIFVGNLSRYCSPSELRSMFEKYGEVSECEVVRNYAFVHMEKLSQATRAIKALHRSNVHGAHITVGVANARTRNTTKVFVGNLAEPVSGAAIKELFQRFGRVVDLDVARTFAFVYMEQERQALAAIQALDGTPLKGQNMFVQLSRSNPSRESWDLGGAGGPQQQQQQYRDDAGPYPPSRPPSAGHHYYYYEDDQAGYYDPYRPPPPRGGGRPPPFGPHSAYQDHRRPPPGMMRPVPPPPPQYLRAPYLNGYGSRLRGY; via the coding sequence atGGTGAAGATCTTCGTGGGCAACCTGTCGCGCTACTGCAGCCCGAGCGAGCTGCGCAGCATGTTCGAGAAGTACGGCGAGGTGAGCGAGTGCGAGGTGGTGCGCAACTACGCGTTCGTGCACATGGAGAAGCTGAGCCAGGCGACGCGCGCCATCAAGGCGCTGCACCGGAGCAACGTGCACGGCGCGCACATCACGGTGGGCGTGGCCAACGCGCGCACGCGCAACACCACCAAGGTCTTCGTGGGCAACCTGGCCGAGCCGGTGTCGGGCGCCGCCATCAAGGAGCTCTTCCAGCGCTTCGGCCGGGTGGTCGACCTGGACGTGGCGCGCACCTTCGCCTTCGTCTACATGGAGCAGGAGCGCCAGGCGCTGGCCGCCATCCAGGCCCTGGACGGCACCCCGCTGAAGGGCCAGAACATGTTCGTGCAGCTCTCCCGCTCCAACCCGAGCCGCGAGTCGTGGGACCTGGGCGGCGCCGGCGGcccccagcagcagcagcagcagtaccgGGACGACGCGGGCCCGTACCCGCCCTCCAGGCCTCCGTCGGCGGGCCACCACTACTACTACTACGAGGACGACCAGGCCGGCTACTACGACCCGTACCGGCCCCCTCCGCCCCGGGGCGGGGGCCGGCCGCCCCCGTTCGGGCCTCACTCGGCTTACCAGGACCACCGCCGGCCCCCTCCCGGCATGATGAGGCCCGTGCCCCCTCCGCCGCCGCAGTACCTGAGGGCCCCTTACCTGAACGGCTACGGCTCCAGGCTTCGTGGttactga
- the LOC122543880 gene encoding RNA-binding protein 4-like — translation MVKIFVGNLPGSCPAADLRVLFEAYGLVNECDVLGGYAFVHMEKEAEAKRAILELRGRLVRGSPLTVELATARLRNATKLYVGNVAEAASTRELQALFERHGRVVECDIVKNYAFVHMEKERQALDAIRALSGTELAGQRIYVQLSKSNPARGPAAAPGLPPAAFLPPGAPPPMPPPPPPPYLRGAHLRCGQDGGHLSNGYSSKIWGY, via the coding sequence ATGGTGAAGATTTTCGTGGGCAACCTGCCGGGCTCGTGCCCGGCGGCCGACCTGCGCGTCCTGTTCGAGGCCTACGGCCTGGTGAACGAGTGCGACGTGCTGGGCGGCTACGCGTTCGTGCACATGGAGAAGGAGGCGGAGGCCAAGCGCGCCATCTTGGAGCTGCGGGGCCGCCTGGTGCGGGGCTCGCCGCTGACGGTGGAGCTGGCGACGGCGCGCCTGCGGAACGCCACCAAGCTGTACGTGGGCAACGTGGCGGAGGCGGCCAGCACCCGGGAGCTGCAGGCGCTGTTCGAGCGCCACGGCCGCGTGGTCGAGTGCGACATCGTCAAGAACTACGCCTTCGTGCACATGGAGAAGGAGCGGCAGGCGCTGGACGCCATCCGCGCCCTCAGCGGCACCGAGCTGGCCGGCCAGCGCATCTACGTGCAGCTCTCCAAGTCCAACCCGGCGCGGGGCCCCGCCGCGGCGCCCGGCCTCCCTCCCGCCGCCTTCCTGCCCCCCGGCGCTCCTCCCCCCATGCCACCCCCGCCTCCCCCTCCTTACCTGAGGGGTGCCCACCTCCGGTGCGGCCAGGACGGTGGCCACCTCAGCAACGGTTACAGCAGCAAGATTTGGGGCTACTGA